In the genome of Streptomyces pactum, one region contains:
- a CDS encoding pyridoxamine 5'-phosphate oxidase family protein, translating to MSETDGTEYRPTGRTVPTRSRDRARYDRELVHAILDAEYVCHLGFVRDGAPVVLPTLYGRVGERLYLHGSTGSRPLRAAGDDPGLPVCVTVTHVDGLVLARSAFHHSINYRSVVVHGTARQVTDEAECRAALDALVDHVVPGRSADSRPASAKELAATAVIRLDLEEVSAKIRTGGPNDDPEDLALPYWSGVLPVARTYGAPEPADDLAPGIPVPEYLSAR from the coding sequence ATGTCGGAGACCGACGGCACCGAGTACCGGCCGACCGGACGCACCGTCCCCACCCGCTCCCGGGACCGCGCCCGCTACGACCGGGAACTGGTCCACGCGATACTCGACGCCGAGTACGTCTGCCACCTCGGCTTCGTGCGCGACGGCGCCCCGGTGGTGCTGCCCACCCTCTACGGGCGGGTCGGGGAGCGGCTCTATCTGCACGGCTCGACCGGCTCCCGTCCGCTGCGCGCGGCCGGCGACGACCCGGGGCTGCCGGTCTGCGTGACCGTCACCCACGTGGACGGCCTGGTGCTCGCCCGCTCCGCCTTCCACCACTCGATCAACTACCGCTCGGTGGTGGTGCACGGCACCGCCCGGCAGGTGACCGACGAGGCCGAGTGCCGGGCCGCCCTGGACGCCCTGGTGGACCACGTGGTGCCCGGCCGCTCGGCCGACTCCCGCCCCGCCAGCGCCAAGGAGCTGGCTGCCACCGCCGTCATCCGGCTGGACCTGGAGGAGGTCTCGGCGAAGATCCGCACCGGCGGGCCCAACGACGACCCGGAGGACCTGGCGCTGCCGTACTGGAGCGGAGTGCTGCCGGTGGCCCGGACCTACGGGGCCCCGGAGCCCGCCGACGACCTCGCCCCCGGCATCCCGGTCCCGGAGTACCTCTCCGCCCGCTGA
- a CDS encoding DMT family transporter — protein MHTSPSPALPVGRGLFYVTVAAVAWGTAGAAAALLYRGSGLGPLALTFWRTLGGLLLLLAARPLRGRRTPGPRRRPAEPRRRRMERVVVTGAGLTVFQTAYFGAVQHTGLAVGTVVTLGAAPVMVALGGRLLLGERLGAGGTFAVAGALAGLMVLVLGSGGTGTVRTAGVLLALLSAAGYSTLTVYTRHLGGSGGHDPYTTTMTSFAVGAVCLLPFAGWEGLWPHGEELARTLWLLGYMAAVPTALAYGLYFAGLAAVRGTTVTVITLIEPVTAAVIAVALLDEHLTGATVLGTAVLLSAVAALAVAETRSGAATRPGAEARGAGPGAEAPPETRPGAEASPGAAPAG, from the coding sequence GTGCACACCTCACCTTCCCCTGCCCTGCCCGTGGGCAGAGGCCTGTTCTACGTCACCGTGGCCGCCGTCGCCTGGGGCACCGCCGGTGCCGCCGCGGCCCTGCTCTACCGGGGCAGCGGCCTCGGCCCGCTGGCGCTCACCTTCTGGCGCACCCTGGGCGGGCTGCTCCTGCTGCTCGCCGCCCGGCCGCTGCGCGGCCGCCGCACCCCCGGGCCGCGCCGCCGGCCCGCCGAGCCGCGCCGCCGCCGGATGGAGCGGGTGGTGGTCACCGGCGCGGGCCTGACCGTCTTCCAGACCGCCTACTTCGGCGCGGTCCAGCACACCGGGCTCGCGGTGGGCACCGTGGTCACCCTCGGCGCCGCCCCGGTCATGGTGGCGCTCGGCGGCCGGCTGCTGCTGGGCGAACGGCTCGGTGCCGGCGGAACCTTCGCGGTGGCGGGCGCGCTGGCCGGACTGATGGTCCTGGTCCTGGGCAGCGGCGGAACCGGCACGGTCCGGACGGCCGGGGTGCTGCTCGCCCTGCTGTCCGCCGCGGGCTACTCCACGCTCACCGTCTACACCCGTCACCTGGGGGGCTCCGGCGGCCACGACCCGTACACCACCACCATGACGTCGTTCGCGGTGGGCGCGGTGTGCCTGCTGCCCTTCGCCGGCTGGGAGGGGCTGTGGCCGCACGGGGAGGAACTCGCCCGCACCCTGTGGCTGCTGGGCTACATGGCCGCGGTGCCCACGGCGCTCGCCTACGGGCTCTACTTCGCCGGGCTGGCGGCGGTACGCGGCACCACGGTGACGGTGATCACCCTCATCGAGCCGGTCACCGCCGCGGTGATCGCGGTGGCGCTGCTGGACGAACACCTCACCGGTGCCACCGTGCTGGGCACCGCGGTGCTGCTGTCGGCGGTGGCCGCCCTGGCGGTCGCCGAGACCCGCTCGGGCGCGGCGACCCGGCCGGGTGCGGAAGCGCGCGGAGCGGGGCCGGGCGCGGAGGCGCCGCCGGAAACCCGGCCGGGCGCGGAGGCTTCGCCGGGCGCCGCGCCCGCGGGCTGA